The following are from one region of the Achromobacter xylosoxidans genome:
- the ptsJ gene encoding transcriptional regulator PtsJ: protein MKIQGKTAAEIFDCVRGLAQSGQLPPGQALPPVRDLAVELDINRNTVAAAYKRLVTAGIALTQGRLGTIIRDQSGPGEQEGALSDSPLADLASGNPNPAWLPDLSAALAIRPYQPRLYGEPTVNAGLESYARAWFARDCPSPFEINLTHGAVDAIERLLSSHLVAGDKVAVENPCFLSSINMLRIAGLQALGVQVDAEGMQAAALEAALAKGAQAVILTPRAHNPTGCSLSEKRAKALARVLAKYPHAMVIVDDHYALLSGKEYHSVLPAGTQRWALVRSFSKTLGPDVRLAMVASDAATSRQLRLRLASGTSWVSHLLQDMVEATLGRPEVAKQMAQARKDYAQRRKALESALLEQGVPCAADGDGLNLWVPLDTDDQAVALALAHRGWLVRHGDAFGVQEPVRGLRITISAIEPGQCRKLARDIRESML from the coding sequence ATGAAAATACAAGGAAAGACCGCCGCTGAGATCTTCGATTGCGTGCGCGGGCTGGCTCAATCGGGCCAGCTGCCGCCGGGCCAGGCATTGCCGCCGGTGCGCGATCTGGCGGTCGAACTGGATATCAACCGTAATACGGTTGCCGCGGCCTACAAGCGGTTGGTGACGGCGGGCATCGCGCTGACCCAAGGCCGCCTGGGCACCATCATCCGCGACCAGTCCGGCCCGGGCGAACAGGAAGGCGCGCTGTCGGACTCGCCGTTGGCCGACCTGGCCAGCGGCAATCCCAATCCGGCCTGGCTGCCGGATCTGAGCGCCGCCCTCGCCATCCGGCCCTATCAGCCGCGTCTCTATGGCGAACCCACAGTCAACGCGGGGCTGGAAAGCTATGCCCGCGCCTGGTTCGCGCGAGACTGCCCGTCGCCTTTCGAGATCAACCTGACCCACGGCGCGGTGGACGCCATCGAACGGCTGCTCAGCTCGCACCTGGTGGCTGGGGATAAGGTGGCGGTGGAGAATCCCTGCTTCCTGAGCAGCATCAACATGCTGCGCATCGCCGGCCTGCAGGCGCTGGGCGTGCAGGTCGACGCCGAAGGCATGCAGGCGGCAGCGCTGGAAGCGGCGCTGGCCAAGGGCGCGCAGGCCGTGATCCTGACGCCGCGCGCCCACAACCCCACGGGCTGCAGCCTGAGCGAAAAGCGGGCGAAGGCGCTGGCGCGGGTGCTGGCCAAGTATCCCCATGCCATGGTCATCGTGGACGACCACTACGCTTTGCTGTCGGGCAAGGAATACCACTCGGTGTTGCCTGCGGGAACGCAGCGGTGGGCGCTGGTGCGCTCGTTCTCCAAGACGCTGGGTCCCGATGTGCGCTTGGCCATGGTGGCCAGCGATGCGGCGACGTCGCGCCAGTTGCGCCTGCGGCTGGCTTCCGGCACCAGCTGGGTCAGCCATCTGCTGCAGGACATGGTCGAGGCCACGCTGGGCCGGCCCGAGGTGGCCAAGCAGATGGCCCAGGCCCGCAAGGATTACGCGCAGCGGCGCAAGGCCCTGGAAAGCGCCTTGCTGGAGCAAGGCGTGCCGTGCGCCGCGGACGGCGACGGCTTGAACCTGTGGGTGCCGCTGGATACCGACGACCAGGCGGTTGCGCTGGCTCTGGCCCATCGCGGCTGGCTGGTGCGCCACGGCGATGCCTTCGGGGTCCAGGAGCCGGTCAGGGGCCTGCGCATCACCATCTCGGCGATCGAACCCGGCCAGTGCCGCAAGCTGGCGCGGGATATCCGGGAAAGCATGCTCTAG
- the asd gene encoding archaetidylserine decarboxylase (Phosphatidylserine decarboxylase is synthesized as a single chain precursor. Generation of the pyruvoyl active site from a Ser is coupled to cleavage of a Gly-Ser bond between the larger (beta) and smaller (alpha chains). It is an integral membrane protein.), translated as MSTSLSLFVQRIAPKRWLTRCAGRLASCRQPWVAQPLIRGYAKWYGIDLNEALHADPKAYASFNAFFTRALRPGARKLADADWTSPADGTVSQFGRISLGQLIQAKQRRYSAAALLADADLARALGGGWFTTIYLSPRDYHRVHMPCEGRLLGMRHVPGTLYSVRPDIVQGMDGLLARNERLVCWFEHPLHGVYAMVLVGAAIVGSIATAWHGQVAPHGRRIQQWDYGSLAPLRLPQGAEMGHFQLGSTVVVLMPGSAWRFHPGWKTGRAVRLGQAMADRR; from the coding sequence ATGTCGACCTCTCTTTCCCTGTTTGTCCAACGCATCGCGCCCAAGCGCTGGCTGACGCGTTGCGCCGGCCGGCTGGCCTCATGCCGCCAGCCATGGGTAGCCCAGCCGCTGATACGCGGCTACGCCAAGTGGTACGGCATCGATCTGAACGAAGCGCTGCACGCCGACCCGAAGGCCTATGCCAGCTTCAATGCCTTCTTCACGCGCGCGCTGCGCCCGGGCGCGCGCAAGCTGGCCGATGCGGACTGGACCAGCCCCGCGGACGGCACCGTCAGCCAGTTCGGCCGCATCAGCCTGGGACAGCTGATCCAGGCCAAGCAGCGCCGATACAGCGCGGCCGCGCTGCTGGCCGATGCGGACCTGGCGCGCGCGTTGGGAGGCGGCTGGTTCACCACGATCTACCTGAGTCCGCGCGACTATCACCGGGTGCACATGCCCTGCGAGGGACGCCTGCTGGGCATGCGCCATGTGCCAGGGACGCTGTACTCCGTCCGGCCGGACATCGTGCAGGGCATGGATGGCCTGCTGGCGCGCAATGAGCGGCTGGTTTGCTGGTTCGAGCATCCCCTCCATGGCGTCTACGCCATGGTGCTGGTGGGGGCCGCCATCGTCGGCAGCATCGCCACGGCCTGGCATGGCCAAGTGGCGCCGCATGGCCGGCGCATCCAGCAATGGGACTACGGCAGCCTGGCTCCCTTGCGCTTGCCGCAAGGCGCCGAGATGGGACATTTCCAGTTGGGGTCGACCGTGGTGGTGCTGATGCCGGGCAGCGCCTGGCGCTTCCATCCCGGCTGGAAGACAGGGCGCGCCGTCAGATTGGGACAAGCCATGGCCGACCGGCGTTGA
- the hisC gene encoding histidinol-phosphate transaminase encodes MVSLHSPRVETLSPYVPGEQAPGNGWIKLNTNENPYPPSPAAIAAIAAAAADGLERYPDPQAAHLRAAIAQYHGVPLEQVFAGNGSDEVLALAFCAFFQHGVQPLLMADVTYGFYEVYCRLFGIRCAQIAVDERLRLDLDGFAALGAADAGIAGIVIANPNAPTGECLPLDRVQRLLEIQPRRLVLVDEAYVDFGGQSAIALVEQYPNLLVVQTLSKSRALAGLRVGFAMGQAPLIAALERVKNSFNSYPLGRLAQAGAAAAFQDRAYFEETRQAIIGTRTLLCAHLRLMGFDVLPSQANFLFVRHPRFDARSLAAGLRDAKILVRHFPRPRVEQYLRISVGTEEQAACLVRALRTQVQP; translated from the coding sequence ATGGTTTCCCTACACAGCCCGCGCGTTGAAACCTTGTCGCCCTATGTGCCTGGAGAGCAGGCTCCAGGCAACGGATGGATCAAGCTCAACACCAACGAGAATCCCTATCCGCCGTCACCGGCCGCGATAGCGGCCATCGCCGCGGCGGCTGCCGATGGCCTGGAGCGCTATCCGGACCCGCAGGCCGCGCATTTGCGCGCGGCCATCGCGCAGTACCACGGAGTGCCGCTGGAGCAAGTCTTCGCCGGCAACGGTTCCGACGAAGTGCTGGCGCTGGCGTTCTGCGCGTTCTTCCAGCACGGTGTTCAGCCCTTGCTGATGGCGGACGTGACCTACGGCTTTTATGAGGTGTATTGCCGCCTGTTCGGCATACGCTGCGCGCAGATCGCGGTGGACGAGCGCTTGAGGCTGGACCTGGACGGATTCGCGGCGCTGGGCGCCGCGGATGCCGGCATAGCCGGCATTGTGATCGCCAACCCGAACGCGCCCACGGGAGAGTGCCTGCCGCTGGATCGCGTGCAGCGGCTGCTGGAGATCCAGCCTCGCCGGCTGGTGCTGGTGGACGAGGCCTATGTGGACTTCGGCGGGCAATCCGCCATTGCGTTGGTGGAGCAATATCCTAATCTGCTGGTGGTTCAGACGCTGTCGAAGTCCAGGGCGCTGGCCGGCCTGCGCGTGGGGTTCGCCATGGGACAGGCGCCGTTGATCGCCGCGCTGGAGCGGGTGAAGAACAGCTTCAATTCCTATCCGCTCGGGCGGCTGGCCCAGGCGGGCGCCGCAGCGGCGTTTCAGGACCGTGCCTATTTCGAGGAGACGCGGCAGGCCATCATCGGCACCCGTACCTTGCTCTGCGCGCATTTGCGGCTGATGGGCTTCGACGTCTTGCCGTCACAGGCGAACTTTCTGTTCGTCCGCCATCCGCGTTTCGACGCGCGGTCGCTCGCGGCCGGCCTGCGGGACGCGAAAATACTGGTGCGCCATTTTCCGCGGCCGCGCGTGGAGCAATACCTGCGCATTTCCGTGGGTACCGAGGAGCAGGCGGCCTGTCTGGTGCGCGCGCTGCGCACCCAGGTCCAGCCATAG
- a CDS encoding redoxin domain-containing protein: MPRSDTHTDVLPPPLQADEWLNADGPIDLAALRGKVVLLHAFQMLCPGCLSHGLPQAERVHRLFRGQDVAVIGLHTVFEHHDVMGPAALRAFNHEYRWSFPIGIDRPAAASSIPMTMQAYGLRGTPSLVLLDRQGRVRLQHFGSIEDLALGAAIGRLLAEHDAPAEHAAASDDPARGECNAESCPAPRPQ, translated from the coding sequence ATGCCACGATCCGACACCCACACCGACGTACTGCCCCCGCCCTTGCAAGCGGACGAATGGCTGAATGCGGATGGTCCCATCGACCTCGCCGCCCTGCGCGGCAAGGTCGTGCTGCTGCATGCGTTCCAGATGCTATGCCCCGGGTGCCTGTCGCATGGGCTGCCCCAAGCCGAACGCGTGCACCGGCTGTTCCGCGGCCAGGATGTCGCGGTCATCGGCCTGCATACCGTGTTCGAACACCACGACGTCATGGGTCCGGCCGCGTTGCGGGCCTTCAATCACGAGTACCGCTGGAGCTTTCCCATCGGCATCGACCGGCCAGCGGCGGCGAGCTCCATCCCAATGACCATGCAAGCCTACGGCTTGCGCGGCACGCCCAGCCTGGTCCTGTTGGACCGCCAGGGACGCGTGCGCTTGCAGCACTTTGGCAGCATCGAAGACCTGGCCCTGGGCGCGGCCATCGGCAGGCTGCTGGCGGAGCACGATGCTCCTGCGGAACATGCGGCCGCATCAGATGATCCCGCCCGCGGCGAGTGCAACGCGGAAAGCTGCCCCGCGCCGCGTCCGCAATAG
- a CDS encoding carboxymuconolactone decarboxylase family protein, translated as MSRVPLIDASSASADRKALLTQIHGAFGATPNMFRAVANSPAALQSMWGAFGALGGGVIPAKLGEQIAVAVADRNACEYCLAAHTALGRKAGASAEEMAAAQGGDAADPKTAAALRFALKLVEARGQVSDGDVQAVRAAGYSDQEIVEILAHVALNLFTNYVNVAFAVPVDFPAVKLRRAA; from the coding sequence ATGTCCCGAGTCCCTCTTATCGATGCCAGCAGCGCCAGCGCGGACCGCAAGGCGCTGCTCACGCAGATCCACGGCGCCTTTGGCGCAACGCCGAACATGTTCAGGGCCGTGGCCAATTCGCCGGCGGCGCTGCAGAGCATGTGGGGCGCCTTCGGCGCGCTGGGCGGCGGCGTCATTCCCGCCAAGCTGGGCGAACAGATCGCGGTGGCGGTAGCCGACCGCAACGCTTGCGAATACTGCCTTGCGGCCCATACGGCCCTGGGCCGCAAGGCCGGCGCCAGCGCCGAAGAAATGGCGGCCGCGCAAGGCGGCGACGCCGCTGATCCCAAGACCGCCGCGGCGCTGCGCTTTGCGCTCAAGCTGGTGGAAGCGCGCGGGCAAGTAAGCGACGGTGACGTGCAGGCCGTGCGCGCGGCAGGCTACAGCGACCAGGAGATCGTCGAGATTCTGGCGCACGTTGCGCTCAACCTGTTCACCAACTACGTCAACGTGGCGTTTGCCGTGCCGGTGGATTTCCCGGCCGTGAAACTGCGCCGCGCCGCGTAG
- a CDS encoding AraC family transcriptional regulator, with product MSDPLPLQVDRLSALLDRFRVRATLFHTGALCGTQAFEAVPGRGFLHVLRRGEMEVRHRPGETATPRLRLAEPTLLFYPRAVHHEFVNPPRDGSDFTCAALDFDGGERNPIVQSLPSVVRIPLDAVEGLRPALDLLFAEADHVRCGSRLLADRLFEVVLIQLLRWILDHPEEVGVTSGLVMGLSDPRLARALVALHRSPYEDWSLARMAAMAGMSRSAFAAAFKDATGATPAAYLTDWRLSLAASMMRSGRAVKLVAAELGFASASSLSKAFRQRMGVSPREWLAANA from the coding sequence ATGAGCGATCCTCTTCCTCTCCAGGTTGACCGGCTGTCGGCGCTGCTGGACCGTTTCCGGGTGCGTGCCACGCTGTTCCACACCGGTGCGCTATGCGGCACCCAGGCCTTCGAAGCCGTGCCGGGACGCGGCTTTCTGCACGTGCTGCGCCGGGGCGAGATGGAGGTACGGCATCGGCCGGGCGAGACCGCCACGCCACGCCTGCGCCTGGCCGAGCCGACCCTGCTGTTCTACCCGCGCGCCGTGCATCACGAGTTCGTGAACCCGCCGCGGGACGGTTCCGATTTCACCTGCGCGGCGTTGGATTTCGACGGCGGCGAACGCAATCCCATCGTCCAGTCCTTGCCGTCCGTGGTGCGGATCCCGCTGGACGCGGTCGAAGGCTTGCGGCCCGCGCTGGACCTGCTGTTCGCCGAGGCGGATCACGTGCGCTGCGGCTCGCGCCTGTTGGCCGACCGCCTGTTCGAGGTGGTCCTGATCCAGCTGCTCCGGTGGATACTCGACCATCCGGAGGAGGTGGGCGTGACCAGCGGCCTGGTGATGGGCCTGTCGGATCCCCGTCTGGCCAGGGCGCTGGTGGCGTTGCACCGCTCGCCGTATGAAGACTGGTCCCTGGCCAGGATGGCGGCGATGGCGGGCATGTCGCGCAGCGCCTTTGCGGCAGCCTTCAAGGACGCTACCGGCGCCACGCCTGCGGCCTACCTGACCGACTGGCGCCTGAGCCTTGCGGCGTCCATGATGCGGTCTGGCCGCGCGGTCAAGCTGGTGGCGGCGGAACTGGGGTTTGCCAGCGCCTCGTCCCTGTCCAAGGCGTTCCGGCAGCGGATGGGGGTTTCACCGCGCGAGTGGCTGGCCGCCAACGCGTAG
- a CDS encoding YggS family pyridoxal phosphate-dependent enzyme codes for MSEQDPGQDKDTQTQHDQHGRWPQAQSVEDFRRNLATVNGRIADAARRAGRDPAAVRLLPVSKTVEEARIRLAYEAGCRYLGENKLQEVSRKWEAMADLTDLRWSVIGHLQTNKAKLVARYAAEFQALDSLRVAEALDRRLQAEGRQLDVFVQVNTSGEASKYGLQPDETAAFLRELPAFSGLRVRGLMTLALFSAEAARVRECFVLLRTLRDQLRQDAPAGIGLDDLSMGMSGDYEIAIEEGATVVRVGQAIFGARNTPDSYYWPTDNGAESRASGSQE; via the coding sequence ATGAGCGAGCAAGACCCTGGGCAAGACAAGGACACCCAGACACAGCATGACCAGCATGGCCGCTGGCCGCAGGCGCAGTCGGTCGAGGACTTTCGCCGCAATCTGGCCACGGTCAACGGACGCATCGCCGATGCTGCGCGCCGCGCCGGCCGCGATCCGGCCGCGGTGCGGCTGCTGCCCGTGAGCAAGACGGTGGAGGAAGCGCGCATTCGGCTGGCCTACGAGGCCGGCTGCCGCTATCTGGGGGAGAACAAGCTGCAGGAAGTGTCGAGGAAATGGGAAGCCATGGCCGACCTGACCGATCTGCGATGGTCTGTCATCGGCCACCTGCAAACCAACAAGGCCAAGCTCGTGGCCCGCTATGCGGCCGAGTTCCAGGCGCTCGACAGCCTGCGGGTCGCCGAAGCGCTGGACCGCCGGCTGCAAGCGGAAGGCCGCCAGCTGGACGTGTTCGTGCAGGTCAACACCTCGGGCGAAGCCAGCAAGTATGGGTTGCAGCCGGACGAGACCGCGGCCTTCCTGCGCGAACTGCCTGCATTCTCGGGACTGCGGGTGCGCGGCCTGATGACCCTGGCGCTGTTCTCGGCCGAAGCCGCGCGCGTGCGCGAGTGCTTCGTGCTGTTGCGCACGCTGCGCGACCAATTGCGCCAGGACGCGCCGGCGGGCATCGGCCTGGATGATTTGTCCATGGGCATGTCGGGCGATTACGAGATCGCCATCGAGGAAGGGGCCACGGTGGTCCGCGTCGGTCAAGCCATCTTCGGCGCGCGCAACACGCCCGATTCCTACTACTGGCCGACCGACAACGGCGCGGAATCGCGCGCGTCCGGCTCCCAGGAGTAG
- a CDS encoding glutamine amidotransferase, with protein MSLSALAIRHVPFEDLGILAPVLADRGYSVRYLEAGVDAIDAATLANADLVVILGGPIGVYETGRYPFLEQELRAIAQRLRQDKPTLGICLGAQLMAAALGADVVSTGRAEIGYAPLTLTPQGQDSVLSAVESVPVLHWHGDQFAIPEGAARLAETPGFPNQAFALGPRILGLQFHLEADSAQIERWLIGHACELSLRQIDPAVIREDARRYGPQLEHVARQAMEQWLDLL; from the coding sequence ATGAGCCTCAGCGCTTTGGCGATCCGCCACGTTCCCTTTGAAGACCTGGGCATATTGGCGCCGGTCCTGGCTGATCGCGGCTATAGCGTGCGATACCTGGAGGCCGGCGTCGACGCCATTGACGCCGCCACCCTGGCCAACGCTGACCTCGTCGTGATCCTGGGCGGCCCCATCGGCGTCTATGAAACCGGCCGCTATCCCTTCCTGGAGCAGGAGCTGCGCGCCATCGCGCAGCGTCTGCGCCAGGACAAACCGACCCTGGGCATCTGTCTGGGCGCGCAACTCATGGCGGCGGCGCTGGGCGCGGACGTGGTGTCCACCGGCCGCGCCGAGATCGGCTATGCGCCGTTGACGCTTACGCCGCAAGGGCAGGATTCCGTGCTGAGCGCGGTCGAGTCCGTGCCTGTGCTGCATTGGCATGGGGACCAGTTCGCCATCCCCGAAGGCGCGGCGCGCCTGGCCGAAACGCCGGGTTTTCCGAACCAGGCGTTCGCGCTGGGACCCAGGATACTGGGCCTGCAGTTCCACCTGGAGGCGGATTCCGCGCAGATCGAGCGTTGGCTGATCGGCCATGCCTGCGAACTCAGCCTGCGCCAGATCGATCCCGCGGTCATCCGCGAGGACGCGCGGCGTTATGGTCCGCAGCTTGAACACGTCGCGCGCCAGGCGATGGAGCAGTGGCTGGACCTGCTCTGA
- a CDS encoding cupin domain-containing protein, whose product MSSIDTITGKQIINEGGRGGPLTEDHQGMRARHEDDLEWTNLRYEGQFAKMMFHPTAEDPTIPNAGIVRYEKGSGHPLHNHYFAQIWYILDGKFLIEGKLHGKGSMIFHPDPHFESKLETIEAGTILYVQYVGPHTRQGAIYEGRFNVSERKSLAEETTAV is encoded by the coding sequence ATGAGCAGCATCGACACCATCACAGGCAAGCAGATCATCAACGAGGGCGGCCGCGGCGGTCCGCTGACCGAGGACCATCAGGGCATGCGCGCCCGCCACGAGGACGACCTCGAGTGGACCAACCTGCGCTACGAAGGCCAGTTCGCGAAGATGATGTTCCATCCGACGGCGGAGGATCCGACCATTCCGAACGCCGGCATCGTGCGCTACGAAAAGGGATCGGGACACCCGCTGCACAACCATTACTTCGCGCAGATCTGGTACATCCTGGACGGCAAGTTCCTCATCGAAGGCAAGCTCCACGGCAAGGGTTCGATGATCTTCCATCCGGATCCCCATTTCGAAAGCAAGCTGGAAACCATCGAGGCCGGCACGATCCTGTACGTGCAGTACGTCGGCCCGCACACCCGCCAGGGCGCGATCTACGAAGGCCGCTTCAACGTCAGCGAGCGCAAGAGCCTGGCGGAAGAGACCACCGCCGTGTAG
- a CDS encoding MFS transporter, with translation MNAISQQPSSRSKKHYVTAGLSSMIGTTIEWYDFFLYGIAAALIFNKIYFPAIDPISGTLAAFGTYAVGFIARPLGGIVFGHFGDRVGRKSMLMISLMLMGVPTILIGLTPSYETIGYWGAVALVFFRFLQGLAVGGEWGGAVLMAVEHAPEGKKGLFGSLPQVGVAPGLILSSLAMGAVSRLPEADMLSWGWRLPFLASVFLLLVGWYIRAKVSESPEFKQAQAQPKQDALPLKTVLREHKVPVLTALVACISEKTWFYTLATFSLTYAVGTLGLPRETILTGVIWGAVGALFTIPLFGLLGDMISKRAIFIAGALGISLFSATFFSLLDEKTAYHTNIAMLVAFGLVYAAMYAQESSLFSSMFPPDVRYTGISLAVQIGGAIGGGTAPLVATYLLSLGGGSPRFIVLYLAGLGLVAAACGVLMRPYGKPQGASGAKLASAATPSIR, from the coding sequence ATGAACGCCATCTCACAACAGCCGTCCTCGCGCTCGAAGAAGCATTACGTGACCGCGGGACTGTCCAGCATGATCGGGACCACCATCGAGTGGTATGACTTCTTTCTTTACGGCATTGCGGCTGCGCTGATTTTCAACAAGATCTACTTTCCCGCGATCGATCCCATCAGCGGGACGCTGGCGGCCTTTGGAACCTATGCCGTCGGTTTCATTGCGCGCCCGCTGGGCGGCATCGTCTTCGGGCATTTCGGCGACCGCGTCGGCCGCAAGTCGATGCTGATGATCAGCCTGATGCTGATGGGCGTGCCCACCATCCTGATCGGACTTACGCCCAGCTATGAGACGATCGGCTACTGGGGCGCGGTGGCCCTGGTCTTCTTCCGTTTCCTGCAAGGCCTGGCGGTGGGCGGCGAGTGGGGCGGAGCCGTGCTGATGGCGGTGGAGCACGCGCCCGAAGGCAAGAAGGGCCTGTTCGGCAGCCTGCCGCAGGTCGGGGTCGCGCCCGGCCTGATCCTCTCGTCGCTGGCGATGGGCGCGGTCTCCAGGTTGCCGGAGGCGGACATGTTGAGCTGGGGCTGGCGGCTGCCATTCCTTGCAAGCGTGTTCCTGCTGCTGGTCGGTTGGTACATCCGGGCCAAAGTCAGCGAATCGCCGGAATTCAAGCAGGCGCAGGCCCAGCCGAAACAGGACGCGCTGCCCTTGAAGACGGTGCTCCGAGAGCACAAGGTTCCCGTGTTGACCGCGCTGGTGGCCTGCATCTCCGAAAAGACCTGGTTCTATACGCTGGCGACGTTCTCATTGACCTATGCCGTGGGTACGCTGGGGCTGCCGCGTGAAACCATCTTGACGGGTGTCATTTGGGGAGCGGTCGGGGCCTTGTTCACCATCCCGCTGTTCGGGCTGCTGGGCGACATGATCAGCAAGCGGGCGATATTCATCGCCGGCGCGCTGGGAATCTCGCTGTTCAGCGCGACGTTCTTCTCGCTGCTGGATGAGAAGACGGCCTATCACACGAACATCGCGATGCTGGTGGCGTTCGGCTTGGTATACGCCGCGATGTATGCGCAGGAATCCAGCCTCTTTTCCAGCATGTTCCCGCCGGACGTCCGCTATACCGGCATCTCGCTGGCCGTGCAGATAGGTGGGGCGATAGGCGGTGGCACCGCGCCGTTGGTGGCGACGTACCTGCTGTCCCTGGGCGGAGGATCGCCGCGGTTCATCGTGCTGTATCTGGCGGGACTGGGATTGGTCGCGGCGGCGTGCGGCGTGTTGATGCGTCCCTATGGGAAGCCGCAAGGCGCGAGCGGCGCAAAGCTGGCTAGCGCCGCGACTCCATCCATTCGATGA
- a CDS encoding GntR family transcriptional regulator — protein MSETRNTSRSSIEISEEILRRIRNGQYLPGDALSQYELATEFETSRTPIREALRFLEARRAITLTSTGRAVVTVPSIRAIREAFQIRAELEGLAAQLAVDWIDDHDLELLAQHQKHYADALRSRVRSESGSDWLKFNAKFHSLITQASHNERLHELVAELQGSIVSNVLGFASKMPPRLMEENIKQHEDIIAALTLRNGPAAREAMATHISRTTELVIEWMESRR, from the coding sequence ATGAGCGAGACCAGGAACACGTCTAGATCCTCGATCGAGATTTCGGAAGAAATTCTGCGGCGGATCAGGAACGGGCAATACCTGCCCGGCGATGCCTTGAGCCAATACGAGCTGGCGACCGAGTTCGAAACCAGCCGCACCCCGATCCGCGAAGCCTTGCGGTTTCTCGAAGCGCGGCGCGCCATCACGCTGACCAGTACCGGCCGCGCCGTGGTCACCGTGCCATCCATCCGCGCCATCCGCGAAGCCTTCCAGATCCGCGCCGAACTCGAAGGGCTGGCCGCGCAACTGGCGGTGGACTGGATCGACGACCATGACCTGGAACTGCTGGCGCAGCACCAAAAGCACTACGCCGATGCCCTGCGTTCGCGCGTGCGCAGCGAAAGCGGTTCCGACTGGCTGAAGTTCAACGCCAAATTCCACAGCCTGATCACCCAGGCCAGCCACAACGAACGTCTGCACGAGCTGGTCGCCGAGTTGCAGGGCAGCATCGTTTCCAACGTGCTGGGGTTCGCCTCGAAGATGCCGCCCCGCCTGATGGAAGAGAACATCAAGCAGCACGAGGACATCATCGCGGCGCTGACCCTGCGCAATGGCCCCGCCGCTCGCGAAGCGATGGCCACGCACATATCCCGGACGACCGAACTCGTCATCGAATGGATGGAGTCGCGGCGCTAG
- a CDS encoding GntR family transcriptional regulator, whose protein sequence is MDRIYPAAEELVQHLVESISAKIFNGAYAPGQKLRQETLAEEYDVSRTPVREAFRQLETKGLIVQQPRYGATVVAPTLKDIGANYWLRGELEGMAAELAARWISDADLQRLQAAHAECAEAVAALYAEVNAGGAAAPRQAAAPMRHWVVKNHEFHALIFRAAGNPSLERIIKDLHTDYTKNILNMTVLGMYETRMKKNVEHHATIVEALTARDTAASRAAMRTHIHESGEFVVDWLQKRPAGRKPPR, encoded by the coding sequence ATGGATCGCATATATCCCGCCGCGGAAGAACTGGTGCAGCATCTGGTGGAGTCGATCTCCGCGAAGATCTTCAATGGCGCCTACGCGCCTGGGCAGAAGCTGCGGCAGGAGACCCTGGCAGAAGAATACGACGTCAGCCGCACGCCGGTGCGCGAAGCGTTCCGGCAGCTGGAGACCAAGGGCCTGATCGTGCAGCAGCCGCGCTACGGCGCCACGGTGGTGGCGCCGACCCTCAAGGACATAGGCGCGAATTACTGGCTGCGTGGCGAACTGGAGGGCATGGCGGCCGAGCTGGCGGCGCGCTGGATATCCGACGCCGATCTGCAAAGACTGCAGGCCGCGCACGCCGAATGCGCCGAGGCGGTCGCCGCGCTGTATGCCGAGGTCAACGCCGGCGGCGCGGCCGCGCCGCGCCAGGCCGCCGCGCCCATGCGGCATTGGGTGGTCAAGAACCATGAGTTCCATGCCCTGATCTTCCGCGCCGCCGGCAATCCGTCGCTGGAGCGCATCATCAAGGACCTGCACACGGACTACACCAAGAACATCCTCAACATGACCGTGCTGGGCATGTACGAGACCCGCATGAAGAAGAACGTCGAACATCATGCCACCATCGTCGAGGCGCTGACGGCGCGCGACACCGCAGCGTCGCGCGCAGCCATGCGCACGCATATCCATGAGTCCGGCGAGTTCGTGGTGGACTGGCTGCAAAAGCGTCCCGCAGGCCGCAAGCCGCCACGGTAG